The following are encoded in a window of Crocosphaera sp. UHCC 0190 genomic DNA:
- a CDS encoding TIGR02450 family Trp-rich protein, which translates to MAKKQKFPHLLGSKWTAKQKTWGWRHFQVINRKNQGQWVFAEMIASCDSQVRFWINAQQFKDRSLWQPGWQTLEEMNDPEEELEIL; encoded by the coding sequence ATGGCTAAAAAACAAAAATTTCCTCACCTATTAGGCTCAAAATGGACAGCCAAACAAAAAACTTGGGGATGGCGACATTTTCAAGTTATTAATCGTAAAAATCAGGGACAATGGGTATTTGCTGAAATGATCGCATCTTGTGATTCTCAAGTGCGTTTTTGGATTAATGCTCAACAATTTAAAGACCGTTCTTTATGGCAACCTGGATGGCAAACCTTAGAAGAAATGAATGACCCTGAAGAAGAGTTAGAAATTCTTTGA
- a CDS encoding ribonuclease HI family protein: MSSYTNQPIIAKDTPIMLFDGASQGNSGQGAAAAILLMPNGRRYTVSQLISVTSKEEAEYTGLIIGLKKAQKLGLSGLEIKGDSDLVFNQVNGLTPVTEERLIRLYRTAIKLMRSFEKISLEWISPDQNRPAKSAVKRCIGEALGREKPEHQGSVSQSFSLAIAHLIQQGNQATEEDYRQLTTEPDEWTQKSLSELRALIPLEVRDAIALQWQGDEENLAQMYRWHLRGLPPLMACRKVNLEQTFDPRAVEKLPWEEALNLPPHLSVEPETSSEPLISLLSELDNVVEKPPESSSPPEVEPNVFETFKLSDIDSPEASDGEIPGLDQSESLGESLFHEENMTLVIDVNQDTLPSESSLTEILKMIGNLSPEEKITLAQELVKFPEMVNLILKTIADNVSKGNTLP, from the coding sequence ATGTCTAGCTATACCAACCAACCTATTATCGCCAAGGATACACCGATCATGCTATTTGATGGGGCATCTCAGGGAAATTCAGGTCAAGGAGCAGCGGCCGCCATCTTATTGATGCCCAACGGTAGGCGATACACCGTCAGTCAGTTAATTTCTGTTACCAGTAAAGAGGAAGCAGAATACACTGGCTTAATTATTGGCTTAAAAAAGGCTCAAAAACTGGGACTTAGTGGTCTAGAAATTAAAGGTGACAGCGATCTGGTTTTCAATCAAGTCAATGGGTTAACCCCTGTGACAGAAGAAAGACTAATCAGACTTTATCGTACTGCGATTAAATTAATGCGCTCTTTTGAAAAAATTTCCTTAGAATGGATTTCACCAGACCAAAACCGCCCCGCGAAATCAGCCGTAAAACGGTGTATTGGAGAAGCATTAGGTCGGGAAAAACCAGAACATCAAGGATCAGTTTCTCAATCCTTTTCCTTGGCGATCGCTCACTTAATACAACAAGGAAATCAAGCCACCGAGGAAGATTATCGTCAACTGACGACTGAACCAGATGAGTGGACACAAAAGTCTCTCTCAGAACTAAGAGCGTTAATTCCCCTAGAAGTGCGAGATGCGATCGCCCTACAATGGCAAGGAGATGAAGAAAATTTAGCCCAAATGTATCGCTGGCATTTACGGGGCTTGCCGCCTCTTATGGCTTGTCGTAAGGTAAATTTAGAACAGACTTTTGATCCCAGAGCCGTGGAAAAATTGCCCTGGGAAGAGGCCTTGAACCTACCCCCTCACTTGTCCGTTGAACCAGAAACTTCTTCTGAACCTTTGATTTCCTTGCTGTCTGAACTGGATAATGTCGTTGAGAAGCCCCCTGAGTCATCAAGTCCCCCTGAGGTTGAACCCAATGTCTTTGAAACCTTTAAACTTTCTGACATTGACTCCCCTGAAGCGTCTGACGGAGAAATCCCTGGCTTAGATCAATCAGAATCACTGGGAGAGTCATTATTTCATGAAGAAAATATGACCCTGGTTATCGATGTCAACCAAGATACGCTACCATCAGAGTCAAGTCTGACTGAAATCCTCAAAATGATTGGCAATCTCTCTCCTGAAGAAAAGATAACCTTAGCGCAAGAATTAGTAAAATTTCCGGAAATGGTTAACCTGATTCTCAAAACGATTGCAGATAATGTATCTAAAGGAAACACCCTTCCTTAA
- a CDS encoding Rieske 2Fe-2S domain-containing protein, which translates to MVTEKKIPENINDFQANWQEEENLFQWTKQWYPVAVVEFLDAARPQGIQLLGKSLVIWCDQTGKWHCFADFCPHRGVPLSEGRVEADGTLLCAYHAWRFNGEGKCVKIPQSFDTEKESKNCANSNACVVTYPTQQKQGLLWVWPESGEQAILESQLRLPRIIPELEEKSEGVEKKFWNIRDLPYGWDYFLENVADPAHVTVSHHGLMGSRYSEGKYYDMIPTKKLSTQEGFAFEIVPTASTIEQAIHDFQPPCHMRIVSTFKDGGKFILALYVIPTRPGWCRHIGCQILVKNDQGKLPKGIAFFALPMPIWLGHILASLFLHQDLVFLHYQEKNLAQQSHQKWIESVYTPNPQDKMVITFRKWLENRAGGGIPWEGNSQLPTAELDKRKLFDVWETHTKDCQVCQKALSNLNRLIWGLWIGAIASLCLGLLLDARIVAVEKTFAPSAAFLWGLAIALILAGGGYFLKKLTRLFYVYEFEHAHND; encoded by the coding sequence ATGGTAACTGAGAAAAAAATCCCAGAAAACATCAATGATTTTCAAGCCAATTGGCAAGAAGAAGAAAACCTATTTCAATGGACAAAACAATGGTATCCTGTCGCTGTTGTTGAGTTCTTAGATGCTGCTCGTCCCCAGGGTATTCAATTATTAGGTAAATCCTTAGTAATTTGGTGCGATCAGACGGGAAAATGGCACTGTTTTGCTGATTTTTGTCCCCATAGAGGAGTTCCTTTGTCTGAAGGAAGAGTGGAAGCAGATGGGACATTATTATGTGCTTATCATGCTTGGCGTTTTAATGGTGAGGGTAAATGTGTTAAGATTCCTCAGTCATTTGACACAGAAAAAGAGTCCAAAAATTGTGCTAATTCTAATGCTTGTGTCGTCACTTATCCCACTCAACAAAAACAAGGATTATTGTGGGTTTGGCCAGAATCAGGAGAGCAAGCAATCTTAGAAAGTCAGTTAAGATTACCACGAATTATTCCTGAACTAGAAGAGAAATCTGAGGGCGTAGAAAAGAAATTTTGGAACATTAGAGATTTGCCCTATGGTTGGGATTATTTCCTCGAAAATGTCGCTGATCCCGCCCATGTTACTGTCTCTCATCATGGACTCATGGGCAGTCGCTATTCTGAGGGAAAATACTACGATATGATTCCCACCAAAAAGTTATCAACTCAAGAAGGTTTTGCCTTTGAAATTGTCCCAACTGCCTCAACCATTGAACAGGCAATTCATGATTTTCAACCCCCTTGTCACATGAGAATTGTGTCCACATTTAAAGATGGGGGAAAATTCATTTTAGCTTTGTATGTCATTCCCACTCGCCCTGGATGGTGTCGCCATATTGGTTGTCAAATTTTGGTTAAAAACGATCAAGGTAAATTGCCGAAAGGAATTGCTTTTTTTGCCTTACCAATGCCCATTTGGTTAGGACATATTTTAGCCTCTTTATTCTTACATCAAGACTTAGTTTTTCTACACTATCAAGAGAAGAATTTGGCCCAACAAAGTCACCAGAAATGGATTGAATCTGTTTATACACCTAATCCTCAAGATAAGATGGTGATTACCTTTCGTAAATGGTTAGAAAATAGAGCAGGTGGGGGCATTCCTTGGGAGGGAAATAGTCAACTTCCGACCGCAGAATTAGACAAACGAAAATTATTTGATGTCTGGGAAACTCATACGAAAGATTGTCAAGTTTGTCAAAAAGCTTTAAGCAATCTCAATCGTTTAATTTGGGGATTGTGGATAGGGGCGATCGCATCTCTTTGTTTAGGATTATTGCTTGATGCGCGTATTGTCGCTGTGGAAAAAACTTTCGCCCCTAGTGCTGCTTTTTTGTGGGGATTAGCCATAGCATTAATATTAGCAGGAGGGGGATATTTTCTGAAGAAACTAACCCGATTATTCTATGTTTATGAATTTGAACACGCTCATAATGATTAG
- a CDS encoding Na/Pi symporter produces the protein MSELELVDKRQRETLISKLQSILSWLGVLFLVYLLITAVSLISLGFKSTAGEQAKELFAFATNPFAALIVGTMATALIQSSSTVTSIIVGLVAGGLPVTVAVPMIMGSNIGTTITNTLVSLGHIHSKEEFKKAFAAATIHDFFNLLSVIIFLPLEITTHFLEKTALFLSNFFIGGETINLDKFNFIQIITLPLVNIFEKITRIFPKPFDGTGSICIGIVLIFIAIFYIGKLLKLLMVGQAKVILKMAMGRGPMTGIFAGTLVTILVQSSSTTTSLIVPLAGTDLLTLEQVYPFTLGANIGSCITALLAATAVTENQIAALEIALVHLLYNVTGVIIIYGIPWLRNLPILGATTLANISSERKYLAFIYIVCVFFLIPGLLLGITSINPAF, from the coding sequence ATGAGTGAATTAGAATTAGTTGATAAAAGACAGAGAGAAACATTAATTAGCAAACTGCAATCCATTTTATCATGGTTAGGGGTTCTTTTTTTAGTTTATTTACTAATTACAGCCGTTAGTTTAATTAGTTTAGGATTTAAGTCAACAGCCGGGGAACAAGCAAAAGAATTATTTGCCTTTGCGACTAATCCCTTTGCGGCGTTAATTGTGGGAACCATGGCCACAGCCTTAATTCAATCTTCAAGTACGGTTACGTCTATTATAGTGGGTTTAGTGGCTGGTGGTCTACCTGTCACGGTTGCTGTCCCGATGATTATGGGATCAAATATTGGGACAACTATCACCAATACTTTAGTCAGTTTAGGTCATATTCATAGCAAAGAAGAATTTAAAAAAGCTTTTGCTGCTGCTACTATTCATGACTTTTTTAACCTACTTAGTGTAATTATTTTCTTACCTTTAGAAATTACAACTCATTTTTTAGAAAAAACAGCATTATTCTTATCTAATTTTTTTATTGGTGGCGAAACAATTAACTTGGACAAGTTTAATTTTATTCAGATAATAACCCTTCCTCTGGTTAATATTTTTGAAAAAATTACCAGAATATTTCCTAAACCGTTTGATGGAACAGGATCGATTTGTATCGGAATTGTTTTAATATTTATTGCAATTTTTTATATCGGAAAACTGCTTAAATTATTAATGGTTGGACAAGCAAAAGTAATCTTAAAAATGGCTATGGGACGAGGGCCAATGACTGGAATTTTTGCTGGAACCCTGGTCACAATTTTAGTACAATCTTCATCAACCACCACCAGTCTAATTGTTCCTCTAGCGGGGACAGATTTACTCACTTTAGAACAAGTTTATCCCTTTACTTTAGGGGCTAATATTGGCAGTTGTATAACTGCATTATTGGCGGCTACTGCCGTGACAGAAAATCAGATTGCGGCCCTAGAAATTGCCCTGGTACATTTACTGTATAATGTGACTGGTGTGATCATTATTTATGGGATTCCTTGGTTAAGAAATCTGCCCATTTTGGGAGCGACAACTTTAGCAAATATATCGAGTGAAAGAAAATATCTAGCCTTTATTTATATCGTTTGTGTTTTCTTTTTAATTCCTGGTTTATTACTGGGAATTACCTCAATTAATCCTGCTTTTTAA
- the rpsP gene encoding 30S ribosomal protein S16, whose product MIKLRLKRYGKKREVSYRIVAINSLSRRDGRPLEELGFYNPRTDETRLNVPAIVTRLKQGAQPTDTVRSILQKANVFEQVNA is encoded by the coding sequence ATGATTAAATTACGCTTAAAAAGATACGGCAAAAAGCGAGAAGTCAGTTATCGGATCGTGGCCATCAATAGTTTAAGCCGTCGGGACGGTCGTCCCCTGGAAGAATTAGGCTTTTACAATCCCAGAACCGATGAAACCAGGTTAAATGTGCCAGCCATTGTCACCAGACTGAAGCAGGGGGCGCAACCCACGGACACAGTGCGGAGCATTCTCCAAAAAGCGAACGTATTTGAACAAGTTAATGCCTAA
- the glmS gene encoding glutamine--fructose-6-phosphate transaminase (isomerizing): MCGIVGYIGTQTATEVLIGGLERLEYRGYDSAGIATVLEGNIHCTRAKGKLYNLKEKLEREVNPSQMGIGHTRWATHGKPEENNAHPHTDNNKRVAVVQNGIIENHQELREELISKGCEFASETDTEVIPHLIAQHLPETFDYEGFLEAVQKTIHRLNGSFAIAVICADYPDEIIVARNQAPLIIGFGQGEFFCASDVTAVVPHTPAVLSLENGEIARLTALGVEVYDFNLKRLRKLPRTLDWNLTTVEKQGFRHFMLKEIYEQPSVIRSCLETYLNPSWNVQDGSENSPIDLGLAADICENVDYIQIVACGTSWNASMVGKYLLEQLAGIPTMVQYASEFRYSPAPMLANTLTIGVTQSGETADTLAALEMEKQRRMGLKFPHDARILGITNRPESTLAHMVDRIINTQAGIEIGVAATKSFTAQLMGFYFLALHLAYRRGKLGLDKLEGLIKGLRELPAKIELILEKQGEQIEELAHDFAETQDFIFLGRGINFPIALEGALKLKEISYIHAEGYPAGEMKHGPIALLDAKVPVVAIAMPGNVHDKVLSNSQEAKARDARLIGVTSIDDTEARSTFNDLLFVPHVDELLSPIIAVIPLQLLAYHIAARRGLDVDQPRNLAKSVTVE; this comes from the coding sequence ATGTGTGGAATCGTTGGTTATATTGGCACTCAAACAGCAACCGAGGTATTAATCGGGGGTTTAGAACGGTTAGAATACAGAGGCTATGATTCGGCGGGTATTGCCACCGTTTTAGAAGGTAATATACACTGTACCAGAGCCAAAGGTAAACTGTATAACTTAAAGGAAAAATTAGAACGGGAAGTCAACCCCTCTCAAATGGGTATCGGCCATACTCGTTGGGCCACCCATGGAAAACCCGAAGAAAATAACGCCCATCCTCACACTGATAATAACAAACGGGTGGCTGTGGTACAAAATGGCATTATCGAAAACCATCAAGAATTACGGGAAGAATTAATCAGTAAAGGGTGTGAATTTGCCTCAGAAACCGATACAGAAGTTATTCCCCATTTAATCGCTCAACATCTCCCTGAAACCTTTGATTATGAAGGGTTCCTAGAAGCAGTACAAAAGACCATTCATCGTCTTAATGGTTCCTTTGCGATCGCCGTTATTTGTGCAGACTACCCTGATGAGATTATTGTGGCACGAAATCAGGCCCCGTTAATTATTGGGTTTGGCCAAGGGGAATTTTTCTGTGCGTCTGATGTGACAGCAGTTGTCCCTCATACCCCTGCGGTTTTATCCCTGGAGAATGGGGAAATTGCCCGTTTAACCGCCCTGGGGGTAGAAGTTTACGATTTCAACCTAAAACGTCTCAGAAAGCTGCCTCGTACCCTTGATTGGAATTTGACGACGGTTGAGAAACAAGGGTTTCGTCACTTCATGCTCAAAGAAATTTATGAGCAACCTTCGGTGATCAGAAGTTGTCTAGAAACCTATCTTAATCCTAGCTGGAATGTTCAAGATGGGAGTGAAAATAGTCCCATTGATTTAGGGTTAGCAGCAGACATTTGTGAGAATGTAGATTATATTCAAATTGTGGCCTGTGGTACCAGTTGGAATGCCAGTATGGTTGGGAAATATTTGCTAGAACAATTAGCAGGAATTCCCACGATGGTACAGTATGCTTCAGAGTTTCGTTATTCTCCTGCACCCATGTTAGCAAATACCTTAACTATTGGGGTAACACAGTCAGGGGAAACTGCCGATACTTTGGCCGCTTTGGAGATGGAAAAACAGCGAAGAATGGGCTTAAAATTTCCTCATGATGCCCGAATTTTAGGCATTACCAACCGTCCCGAAAGTACCCTCGCTCACATGGTAGATCGAATTATTAATACTCAAGCAGGGATCGAAATTGGAGTCGCGGCAACTAAGAGTTTTACAGCGCAATTAATGGGCTTTTATTTCTTAGCTTTGCATTTAGCTTATCGCCGAGGTAAGTTAGGGTTAGATAAGCTGGAAGGGTTAATTAAAGGGTTACGAGAATTACCAGCCAAAATTGAATTAATTCTAGAAAAACAAGGGGAACAAATTGAAGAATTAGCCCATGATTTTGCTGAGACGCAAGACTTTATCTTTTTGGGACGAGGTATTAATTTTCCCATTGCCTTAGAAGGGGCTTTAAAATTAAAAGAAATCAGTTATATTCATGCAGAAGGCTATCCCGCAGGAGAGATGAAACATGGCCCTATTGCTTTATTAGATGCTAAAGTTCCCGTAGTTGCGATCGCTATGCCTGGGAATGTTCATGATAAAGTATTATCCAATTCCCAAGAAGCAAAAGCAAGGGATGCGCGGTTAATTGGGGTAACATCTATTGATGATACGGAAGCAAGATCAACGTTTAATGATCTGTTATTTGTTCCCCATGTAGATGAATTATTATCACCTATTATTGCAGTGATTCCCTTGCAATTATTAGCCTATCATATTGCTGCCAGACGCGGGTTAGACGTGGATCAACCGCGTAATTTAGCTAAGAGTGTTACAGTGGAATAA
- a CDS encoding KH domain-containing protein, producing MPKSTNGNNPNNSPTPDYLGLLAFLVKPLLEASEALSIDCEKVNNNQRIWIRLAFEDSDKGRVYGRGGRNLQSIRTVLTKAAMAAGQSLCLDVYEGSTNQNSRPNHRRRQETDRQFAPTRPRSDRQNMPKLSIRSHWQEE from the coding sequence ATGCCTAAATCTACGAATGGGAATAATCCAAACAATTCCCCCACCCCTGACTACTTAGGGCTGCTCGCGTTTTTGGTGAAACCTTTACTAGAAGCTTCAGAAGCCCTGAGCATTGACTGTGAAAAGGTTAACAATAATCAGCGTATTTGGATTCGGTTGGCCTTTGAAGACAGTGACAAAGGGCGAGTGTATGGAAGAGGAGGACGCAACCTGCAATCCATTCGCACAGTCCTGACCAAAGCAGCGATGGCGGCGGGTCAATCTCTTTGCCTCGATGTTTACGAAGGTTCCACTAATCAAAACTCACGCCCCAATCATCGCCGACGACAGGAGACTGACCGACAATTTGCCCCAACTCGGCCTCGTTCTGACCGTCAAAATATGCCTAAACTCTCTATCAGATCCCATTGGCAAGAAGAATAA
- the psbU gene encoding photosystem II complex extrinsic protein PsbU, whose amino-acid sequence MKTVVRLLAVALVMISSFGFIGQAIAASTLNPVDAKLTTEFGQSIDLNNSNIRVFRELRGFYPNLASKIILNSPYDKVEDVLEIPGLSERQKQRLQANLDKFVVTPPASELIEGDDRLNPGVY is encoded by the coding sequence ATGAAAACTGTCGTTCGTTTGCTGGCTGTTGCCCTCGTCATGATCAGTTCTTTCGGATTCATCGGACAAGCGATCGCTGCCAGCACCCTTAACCCCGTTGATGCGAAACTGACCACGGAATTTGGTCAATCTATTGACTTAAACAATAGCAATATTCGTGTTTTTCGTGAGCTACGGGGTTTTTATCCCAACTTAGCCAGCAAAATCATTCTAAATTCCCCCTATGACAAGGTGGAAGATGTCCTAGAAATTCCTGGACTCAGTGAACGTCAAAAACAACGTTTACAAGCCAATTTAGACAAGTTTGTTGTTACCCCTCCTGCCAGCGAACTCATTGAAGGCGATGATCGTCTCAATCCTGGTGTTTACTAA
- a CDS encoding polysaccharide biosynthesis/export family protein yields MVVKRLWCRGILCSLMSLNGLIVSPWMLVPVWGQTSPLDSIPPLKPLPDQGFGTSEVFAETEYTLGPGDRLKISVFPVEEFSGEYQVLVDGTLSLPLMGTFTVEGQTLTQLTNLLTQQYGQYVKRPVVTVSLTAPRPLKLAIAGEINSPGSYVLPIEGGQKFPSVTQLIQQAGGLTTVADLGKVQIQRQFKGENRIFNLNLWNLLKNGQLQQDITLRDGDRIMIPTQTTIDLAQTRLLSDANFGLSANQEINVAIVGEVYRPGSYRVVPQTGGSNTGGNSTRRQPPRLTSAIQLAGGIKPLADVREVEIRRFNRDGSQQMIAVNLWNLLKTGNIEEDVILQEGDTIVIPVAQDIPTEESEPLAAASFSPGVIRVNVVGEVRRPGIVEIPPNTPLNQGLLAAGGFDTRRANEATIELIRLNPNGSVTKREIDVDFAQGITETDNPTLRNNDVVVVNRNILTTVSDTLVTVFSPIGALTGFFNFFNVFRN; encoded by the coding sequence ATGGTTGTAAAGCGTTTATGGTGTCGAGGAATTCTTTGTTCTTTGATGAGTCTCAATGGGTTGATAGTATCACCTTGGATGTTGGTTCCCGTCTGGGGCCAAACTTCCCCCTTAGATTCTATACCCCCCTTAAAACCCTTACCAGACCAAGGATTTGGGACATCTGAGGTGTTTGCGGAAACTGAATATACTTTGGGGCCAGGCGATCGCCTTAAAATTAGCGTTTTTCCTGTTGAAGAATTTAGTGGGGAATACCAAGTTTTAGTGGATGGAACCCTTTCCTTACCACTGATGGGAACCTTTACCGTCGAAGGACAAACCTTAACCCAACTGACTAACTTATTAACCCAACAATACGGCCAATATGTCAAACGTCCGGTCGTTACTGTTAGTTTAACCGCTCCTCGTCCCCTCAAATTAGCGATCGCCGGGGAAATCAATAGTCCTGGTTCTTATGTTCTCCCCATTGAAGGCGGACAAAAATTCCCCAGTGTTACCCAACTAATACAACAAGCAGGGGGACTGACGACGGTGGCCGATCTGGGTAAAGTACAAATTCAGCGACAATTTAAGGGAGAAAATCGGATTTTTAACCTCAATTTGTGGAACTTGCTCAAAAACGGACAACTACAGCAAGATATCACCTTAAGAGATGGGGATAGAATTATGATTCCTACCCAAACAACCATTGACTTGGCCCAAACGCGACTGTTATCCGATGCTAATTTTGGCCTATCGGCAAACCAAGAAATTAACGTGGCCATTGTGGGGGAAGTTTACCGGCCGGGTTCCTACCGAGTCGTTCCCCAAACGGGAGGCAGTAATACGGGAGGTAACAGTACCCGCAGACAACCCCCTAGACTCACCTCGGCCATTCAGTTAGCGGGGGGAATTAAACCCTTAGCGGATGTCCGTGAGGTAGAAATTCGTCGTTTCAACCGCGATGGTTCCCAACAAATGATTGCAGTTAATTTATGGAATCTGCTGAAAACGGGCAATATTGAAGAAGACGTTATTTTGCAAGAAGGGGATACCATTGTTATTCCGGTGGCCCAAGATATTCCCACGGAAGAATCTGAACCCTTAGCGGCCGCTAGTTTTTCCCCTGGTGTGATCCGAGTTAATGTAGTCGGAGAGGTAAGAAGACCAGGAATCGTGGAAATTCCCCCTAATACCCCCTTAAACCAAGGACTTTTAGCGGCCGGGGGCTTTGACACCAGAAGGGCCAATGAGGCTACCATTGAACTAATTCGCCTGAATCCTAATGGAAGCGTGACAAAACGGGAGATTGATGTGGATTTTGCTCAAGGAATCACGGAAACGGATAACCCCACGTTGCGTAATAATGACGTAGTGGTGGTTAACCGCAATATTTTGACAACTGTCTCAGATACTTTAGTTACTGTCTTTAGTCCGATTGGGGCCTTGACGGGTTTCTTTAACTTTTTTAATGTATTTCGCAATTAA
- the argB gene encoding acetylglutamate kinase, whose product MSSETEYIKEADATRVRVLSEALPYIQQFAERTVVIKYGGAAMKDSSLKDKVIRDIIFLACVGVRPVIVHGGGPEINSWLDKLGIEPQFKDGLRVTDAPTMDVVEMVLVGRVNKSLVSLINQAGGQGVGLCGKDGNLVKARRVDQEGIGFVGEVSKVNAKVVHCLVNNGYIPVISSVAADETGQAYNINADTFAGEIAAALGAEKLILLTDTPGILENYHDPSTLLPKLDIKQARDLIGQGIVAGGMIPKVNCCVRSLAQGVRAAHIIDGRIPHSILLEIFTDQGIGSMIVASEYQA is encoded by the coding sequence ATGAGCAGCGAAACTGAGTATATTAAAGAAGCCGATGCCACTCGCGTAAGGGTTTTAAGTGAAGCCCTTCCCTACATTCAACAATTTGCTGAACGTACCGTTGTCATTAAATACGGAGGGGCTGCCATGAAAGATAGTTCCCTCAAAGATAAAGTAATCCGAGATATTATCTTTTTGGCCTGTGTTGGCGTTCGTCCTGTCATTGTTCATGGGGGTGGCCCAGAAATCAATAGTTGGCTCGATAAACTAGGCATTGAACCTCAGTTTAAGGATGGTTTACGGGTGACTGATGCACCGACAATGGACGTAGTGGAAATGGTGTTGGTGGGTCGCGTCAATAAATCATTAGTTTCTCTCATTAATCAAGCTGGGGGGCAGGGCGTTGGACTCTGTGGAAAAGATGGCAATTTAGTCAAAGCTCGCCGGGTTGATCAAGAGGGAATTGGCTTTGTGGGTGAAGTCAGTAAGGTCAATGCCAAAGTTGTTCACTGTTTAGTCAATAATGGCTATATTCCCGTTATTTCCAGTGTGGCCGCTGATGAAACGGGACAGGCTTATAATATTAACGCTGATACCTTTGCCGGGGAAATTGCCGCAGCCTTGGGGGCAGAAAAATTGATTCTATTGACAGATACTCCGGGAATTCTGGAAAATTATCACGATCCCTCCACTTTGTTGCCTAAATTAGATATTAAACAAGCTAGAGACTTAATCGGCCAAGGCATTGTGGCCGGGGGCATGATTCCTAAAGTGAATTGTTGTGTGCGATCGCTGGCTCAAGGGGTGCGGGCCGCTCATATTATTGATGGTCGCATTCCTCATTCTATCCTGCTGGAAATCTTTACCGATCAAGGGATTGGCTCAATGATCGTCGCCTCAGAATACCAAGCTTAA
- a CDS encoding DUF4327 family protein: MTKQVAHPMLKFQRKVSSLVESKVLKSSDSIWKVALLYGDDWAYWKRELLEFGFTMQDPVSEVLVVEGWDED; this comes from the coding sequence ATGACTAAACAAGTCGCTCATCCGATGTTGAAGTTTCAACGAAAGGTGTCTTCCCTTGTGGAATCGAAAGTCCTTAAATCCAGTGATAGTATTTGGAAAGTTGCCCTACTCTATGGAGATGATTGGGCCTATTGGAAAAGGGAACTCTTAGAATTTGGCTTTACCATGCAAGATCCCGTCAGTGAAGTGCTAGTGGTAGAAGGTTGGGACGAAGATTAG
- a CDS encoding DUF2283 domain-containing protein, whose translation MAVTSIDLQSYLQLAKVVSYLPKQDFWTAYDAEADVLYINFHQPALSADDSELTDDDIIIRYQGDEIIGLTILNVTKR comes from the coding sequence ATGGCCGTAACCAGTATTGATCTACAATCTTATCTACAGCTTGCTAAAGTTGTTAGTTATCTTCCTAAACAAGATTTCTGGACAGCTTATGATGCAGAAGCAGATGTGCTTTATATTAATTTTCATCAACCTGCTTTGTCTGCTGATGATAGTGAATTAACTGATGATGATATTATTATTCGTTATCAAGGAGATGAGATTATTGGGTTAACTATTCTCAATGTTACTAAAAGATAG